One window from the genome of Opitutales bacterium encodes:
- a CDS encoding queuosine precursor transporter, whose translation MEDKREQKCLILLGFYVGFWGMLQVLTVKLVPLDLSWIGLGVLGFSYGSFVHALTFPCTDAVAEVWGAKRARMMVYLGTLLFAISTSLIYLATLLPSAEAFQFHDEYNALFAGAPRIIIGSLTSTLFAQLWDIFIFEWVKKRTGERMLWLRNNVSTWGSQFFDTIIFYTIAFYGIIPNSELPKLILGTYLLKIFVAAIDTPMVYVIVRWITGSWTARGGLEEKTSHP comes from the coding sequence ATGGAAGACAAACGCGAACAGAAATGCCTGATACTCCTCGGCTTTTATGTCGGTTTTTGGGGGATGCTCCAGGTGTTGACGGTGAAGCTGGTGCCGCTGGATTTGTCTTGGATCGGTTTGGGGGTATTGGGATTCAGCTATGGCTCGTTTGTCCACGCGCTGACATTTCCATGCACCGATGCGGTGGCGGAGGTGTGGGGGGCGAAGCGCGCGCGCATGATGGTGTATTTGGGAACGCTCCTCTTTGCGATTAGCACGAGTCTTATTTATCTCGCAACTTTGTTGCCGTCAGCCGAAGCGTTTCAGTTTCACGACGAATACAATGCGCTTTTTGCGGGTGCGCCGCGCATCATCATCGGTTCTCTGACCTCGACGCTGTTTGCTCAACTCTGGGACATTTTCATTTTTGAGTGGGTTAAGAAGCGGACCGGAGAACGCATGCTATGGTTGCGCAATAACGTCTCTACCTGGGGCTCTCAGTTTTTCGATACCATCATTTTCTACACCATCGCCTTTTACGGAATCATACCCAATTCCGAACTGCCAAAACTGATTTTGGGAACGTATCTTCTCAAGATTTTCGTAGCAGCCATCGACACACCCATGGTTTACGTGATCGTGCGTTGGATCACTGGGTCTTGGACTGCTAGAGGAGGCCTCGAAGAAAAAACGTCCCACCCATAA